A genomic stretch from Haemophilus parainfluenzae ATCC 33392 includes:
- the rlmM gene encoding 23S rRNA (cytidine(2498)-2'-O)-methyltransferase RlmM produces MNKLALYCRIGFEKEVAAEITDRASERGVFGFARVVENSGYVIFECYQPGDADRLAREIPFNRLIFARQMIVISDLLENLDPQDRISPILAQYERIAEDINLKQAVELFVETADTNEAKELSTFCRKFTVPLRQALKKKGWLQGKTNAKRGQILHCFFTQPNCCYVGYSYLGNNSTHFMGIPRLKFPADAPSRSTLKLEEAILTFIPRNEESKRLNENMVGVDLGACPGGWTYQLVKRGLFVYAVDHGKMAASLHDTGRIEHCPEDGFKFQPPKRKHIDWLVCDMVEQPSRIANLIGKWLINGWCRETIFNLKLPMKKRYQEVMLCLENLAVMLAEKELEFDIQAKHLYHDREEITVHIALK; encoded by the coding sequence ATGAATAAATTAGCCTTATATTGTCGAATTGGCTTTGAAAAAGAAGTGGCCGCAGAAATTACCGACCGCGCTTCTGAGCGTGGCGTATTTGGTTTTGCTCGCGTAGTAGAAAACAGTGGCTATGTCATTTTTGAATGCTATCAACCGGGTGATGCGGATCGTTTAGCGAGAGAAATCCCTTTTAATCGTTTGATTTTTGCGCGTCAAATGATCGTTATATCAGATCTCTTAGAAAATCTGGATCCTCAAGATCGTATTTCGCCAATTCTGGCTCAATATGAACGCATTGCAGAAGACATTAATCTTAAGCAAGCGGTAGAGTTATTTGTTGAAACAGCAGATACGAATGAAGCGAAAGAGCTTTCGACATTTTGCCGAAAATTTACCGTGCCGTTGCGCCAAGCGTTGAAAAAGAAAGGCTGGTTACAAGGCAAAACGAATGCAAAGCGCGGTCAGATTTTGCATTGTTTTTTCACGCAACCGAATTGTTGCTATGTGGGGTATTCCTATCTTGGTAATAACTCCACCCACTTTATGGGAATCCCACGTTTAAAATTCCCAGCGGATGCACCAAGCCGTTCAACTTTAAAATTGGAAGAGGCGATTTTAACCTTTATTCCTCGAAATGAAGAAAGTAAACGCTTGAATGAAAATATGGTTGGCGTCGATCTCGGTGCTTGCCCTGGCGGCTGGACCTATCAATTAGTGAAACGTGGTTTATTTGTGTATGCGGTTGATCATGGCAAAATGGCGGCAAGTTTGCATGATACCGGCAGAATTGAGCACTGTCCGGAAGATGGGTTTAAATTCCAACCACCAAAACGTAAGCATATTGATTGGCTTGTGTGTGATATGGTGGAGCAACCAAGTCGAATTGCGAATTTAATTGGAAAATGGTTGATTAACGGCTGGTGTCGAGAAACCATTTTCAACTTGAAATTACCAATGAAAAAGCGCTATCAAGAAGTGATGTTGTGCTTAGAAAATCTTGCGGTGATGTTGGCAGAAAAAGAATTGGAATTTGATATTCAAGCGAAGCATTTGTATCACGATCGTGAAGAGATTACGGTACATATTGCCTTAAAATAA
- the cmoB gene encoding tRNA 5-methoxyuridine(34)/uridine 5-oxyacetic acid(34) synthase CmoB → MIDFRPFYQQIATTNLSAWLETLPLQLKEWEKQTHGDYAKWSKIVDFLPDLQADTIDLKNAVKSDRTSPLSEGEKQRIIHHLKQLMPWRKGPYHLFDIHVNCEWRSDFKWDRVLPHLAPLKDRTILDVGCGSGYHMWRMVGEGAKMVVGIDPTELFLCQFEAVRKLLNNDRRANLIPLGIEEMQPLAAFDTVFSMGVLYHRKSPLDHLTQLKNQLVKGGELVLETLVVDGDANTVLVPSDRYAKMKNVYFIPSVAALINWLEKVGFTNVRCVDVATTTLEEQRKTDWLENESLIDFLDPNDHSKTIEGYQAPTRAVILANK, encoded by the coding sequence ATGATTGATTTTCGTCCTTTTTATCAACAAATTGCCACCACAAATTTATCTGCTTGGCTAGAAACATTGCCTTTGCAGTTAAAAGAATGGGAAAAACAAACCCATGGTGATTATGCAAAATGGTCAAAAATCGTGGACTTTCTCCCTGATTTGCAGGCAGATACTATCGATTTAAAAAATGCCGTGAAATCTGACCGCACTTCCCCACTTTCAGAGGGCGAAAAACAACGCATTATCCATCATTTGAAACAATTGATGCCATGGCGAAAAGGACCTTATCATTTATTTGATATTCACGTGAATTGCGAATGGCGTTCTGATTTCAAATGGGATCGTGTTTTGCCTCATCTTGCACCATTAAAAGATCGTACCATTTTAGATGTGGGCTGCGGTAGTGGCTACCATATGTGGCGAATGGTTGGTGAAGGCGCAAAAATGGTCGTTGGTATTGATCCTACTGAGCTTTTCCTTTGCCAATTTGAAGCGGTTCGAAAATTACTAAATAACGATCGTCGAGCTAACTTAATCCCATTAGGTATTGAAGAAATGCAACCACTTGCGGCATTTGATACGGTATTCTCAATGGGTGTGCTTTATCACCGTAAATCACCACTCGATCATCTCACACAGCTAAAAAACCAATTAGTAAAAGGTGGTGAATTGGTGTTAGAAACCTTAGTGGTTGATGGTGATGCCAATACAGTCTTAGTGCCATCAGATCGCTATGCCAAAATGAAGAATGTGTATTTTATTCCTTCCGTTGCAGCGCTCATCAATTGGTTGGAAAAGGTCGGCTTTACTAATGTGCGTTGTGTGGATGTTGCCACCACGACATTAGAAGAACAGCGTAAAACGGATTGGTTAGAAAATGAAAGTTTGATTGATTTCTTAGATCCAAACGATCACAGTAAAACCATCGAAGGCTATCAAGCCCCTACTCGTGCAGTGATTTTAGCCAATAAATAA